The genomic stretch TTCAGAGAACCAAGATTATTTCCAATTTTGGCAAGTGTTGATAATGGGTCAATTTGAGATCAATGATCTGCTTAGCAAAAGACACATCAGTATCAAGTAATGACTGAATACATCCACAAACTGGAAAGGTTTTCAATATGTGATGAGATACATCAAATTGAAAGGAATCCAATTTCATAAACAGTACATAGAGCAGGGCAAATTTTTATGCAACAGCTCAGTGAAAGAGTGTAACAAatataagctgaaaattgacaTTACACTAGTGTAATATATGCAATTTCATAGCAAGTCTCAAACTCTCCCCCCTTTCCATTAACAGCCACAAGGCAACAACTTCTCAAATGTGATTATCCAAAGTGTAGCAGCAGAGAACTGTTAACATATTAACTTGGTATCACTTCCAGTAAACTTCTATTCCAATACCTGCTTAAATGCTTCGATCAAGAACTTAGAACTCAAATTAAAGCATGAAACACAACTATACTTCAGTAAAATCCACCTCTTTTACGTAATCAAAAGCCTGAATTCAAGTATACACTgttataaacatttttcagaTTCAGCACCAGTATAACTAGCTCTGTTATAGAAAACTTCCAAGTCAACCCCCAACCAAGCTTAATTTCCAGTTCACTAGATCAACAACAATTAATTACTAGACTAAGCTTACTCACAAGCTTAATTTCAAGTTCCTCATTAGTTTGTAAATTAGTACCTGCATCAATGAACCccaaaaaacaacaattaatgACTTAATCaactcattttccaaacacaccGAAAATATACACCCAACATTAAATTAAGAGCAGCAAATTATTCAAGAATGCAGAAAAACAAACCGAGGTAGATCTCTCCGAACGATCCGCTGCCGATTTTGCGTCCGAGTCGATACTTGTTACCTACACGAGGCTCCATCCACTGAAGAAGACTAAGCTATGTACAGTAGAAGCTCTGTTCCATGCCTGCTGATAGTACACACCTgcataaaattttgaaagatgATTTTTTTGGTTGGGGTAGAGCAAttcattgaaaattattttgattattatccAAAGAAAAGTTATGATGATTTCTCCACCCCGGATTATATGAGTTAGAAATGGGTCATTCACAAGCCCTTGATTAAAAACATTATGTACAAAATCATATTATTTCTCTTAATTAAGGATGGATACAAAATCATATTATTTCTCTTAATTAAGGATGAATTATTATTTCGGTTGACAGTCGAGAAcacatatttttcatttatctaCCTATACTTGAATGCTTGAATGCTTCTTCCATTTAGGTTGTAAGATGGTCTTTTCTGTATACCATAGTATGGCCACTTTCATTTGTTGCATTATGTCCTACTGAAAAAGTGAAGagaaaatgttttgttttttttttttttgaaaagagaaagttgtttttaaaaaatgaaaattcatgCAATAACTTACGCACTATGAGACAAGCATATACCCAGTACCATTTTCTTTCCTTGTAGTATATGTCTACTGAAGAAGTGAAAAGagaaattgtttgttttttgaaaaaatgaaatatttaaatgGCAGATCCTTTATAGATTTCGATATACATGCACAAGAAACTGAAAAAACTTgtgaaaagaaaaagtgaaaaagcAGACTTATACCTGAGACTGTAAAGCCATTTTATATTCAAGCTTCACCTCCCCTTTACCAACACAGAAAATTAATCACATTTGTATTGGCTGGCTAACAGAGTtgaaagagggggggggggggggtggaaACAATGATACAATACCTGTTGTCAGGATCAATTTCGAGAGCTTTCTTGATATCAAACTCAGCCAGATCAAAATCAATCAAGTGCATATATGCTTGAGCTCTTCGGTAGAGTGCTTTAACATTAGTACTATCCAGTTCAAGCACCTGCATAGcacatttcaaaaaaattattacctGACATAAAATAAGTTAACATAATAGTGTGCAAATTTAGCATATCAAACCTTAGTACATAGTTTCTCAGCCTCCTTTGTAATCTTTCAATTTCAACTTGCATGCTGCATTGTTTAGGTTGCAGGAGATCTTCAAGGCCTTGGATTGCTTCTTCTCCTCCTCACTAAAGGAAGTATCATATTCAATGAACTTAACTCCCTACAAAGGCCCATCACAACAAAACGACTGAGTAACACAGTGTCATCCTATCACAATGGCagcacaaaaagaaaaagaaggcacCTACCTTCTCATATCTCTTTGAAGCTCTTGCATATTTGCCTGCCTTGAACAGTACATTtccttcttccttttttttgcCTGCAGCCTCAATCTTCTCCTGGGTGTTCATATCCCATGATTCTCTTTCCTAAAAGCCCCATGTAGCATCAATTAGAAGATGAATCCTAATTTAcccactaaaaataaaattttaaaaaaattaagaaaaggaaATCATTTAGTATACCTTGACAAAAGAAACAAGTTCAATTTCATAAGACACAATGGAATTGGGAGGAACCACAGCTAACTCCTGCTTTGACTCAGATGAACCAAAAGCATACTCTGGTGCAACAGTCAACAATGAGACTTCACCCTTCTTCATCGTTAGCACAGCCCTGTCCAACCCATCAATAACTTGCTCTGTACAAAGCAAAACAAAGTTTGGTAAGAAAATAAGCAAACTAAGATGGTGCAATTATAAGGAAAACATGTCGAAAGCAAGAACTCCTATTAGCAATGGTACACACCCTCGTCCGTCTTGAACTCAAATAGTCCATCTTCATTATCTCCATCATGACCTTTGTTGATAAAGATTGTGCCATCCTGCAGCTTCCCAATTGATTTCACTGCCAGCAGAAGGTAAGATGTAACTACACACCAAATTGGTCACAAATATACATGCCATTTTCATTTCATTAATACTAACAGTTTACAACAGCTCCATCATTGGGACGTTCATATCCTTCCCCTTCCTTCACGATcttttttattactttcttaTCATCGGTGTCATTCGTCACAGTCTTCCATGAAACTAACTCCAAATTAATTAGTAGTGTTGCATTAGGGGGAACAGCTCCTACATCACCAGAGGCTGGCTTTCCCTTCTCACCAAACCCATCGGCATCAGCAACAATGTATAAGTAAATATCAAAAGCAATCCAATGCATATGCGTGATACAAACTGCTTACATTGAGGCTTCACTGTTAACTGCACTTTCTCTCCTTTCTTCATGGTTTTAACAGCCTTGGTAAGTGCAGGGCAAAAATGACCTGttcaaaaatatttgttgttaccAGAGAGAACAGTTTGCTTTTCTAAATACATATGCTGTatgaatcatcatcatctgtATCAGCAGGCAGAGGGTTATAAAATTCAGCGAATTCGGTTGATGTGAGCAAATGGCTCAGGATTTGACTTTGGAGCCTGTTTTGCTACTTCAGGGGTTCCAAAAACATTCCAAAATCTGAGTGTTTCATCTCCTGCTGCAGAAGCCACTGTGCAACCATCTGGACTCTgtataaaagattaaaagagaATTATTAGCAAACATGGTTATTTTTTCTCCGCCACATTTTCTCTGAGATTAAAATTTCAGAGTGGAAAGGTACTTAACCTGAGCCATGAAAAGAACGCGGGATGTATGTCCAGTAAGCTCTGCCATCTTAACCATAGATGGGTATTTCCAGAGAGTAAGTTGATTCTGAGTAAACCCATGAGAGCTTAGCAACTCACGCTCATTCTTGCTCCAAAGCAGTGCACACACCTGTGACCCTGTATCAACTGAGTTCACACAAGCACCAGTATGGGAATTCCAGAACTTTATGCACCTATCGCCTCCACCTCCACCAGAGGCCAGCAAGTTACCCTGAAATGGACACCAAGCAAGGGCCTTAACAGCAGCTGTGTGATCCTCGAGCCTGTGAAGCCACTTCGTCGAGGAGTTGGAAGTAGCTGTTGATCTGTCCCATATGTGGAGGAGATTATCATTTCCTCCACTAGCCAACTGCTGGCCTGAGGCAGACCATTTTAGGCCACAGACTTCTTGATGATGCCCTCTATATGTTTCTACGATTGGTGCTCTCACTCGGACATCATTGTTGTTAACCAGACCATCCATTCCACCTGTAGTCAGTATATGGTTGTTCCAGTCAAGGGCACCGACTCGTGATTGGTGGCCACCTCTCAAAGTTCTCAACTGCAGCAGacattattagaaaaaaaaatatcagtACAAAACTTTTTGTGACTCCAGAAAAGAAAACAAGGCCAAGAGAGATCAAGGAGCAGACCAATCGGTTAGATGTGGTATCCCAAAGCTGCACGTCCGAGTTGTTCAAGCCAATAGCAACATGCCTCCCATCTGGAGCCCATTTAACACTTGTAACAGGACCATTTTCACCATCTGGAGCCCATTTAACACTTGTAACAGGaccattttcatcatcaattgTGACCAGTTCGGAAGTGCTGCCATCAGATGCATCCCACATTGTGACCAGTTCGGAAGTGCTGCCATCAGATGCATCCCACAGGTAGACCAGTTCGGAAGTGCTGCCATCAGATGCATCCCACAGGTAAACAGTACTACCCAAAGCTATAGAAAGAACATTGCTGCTGCCCCAATCTAATAGATTTAAGTAATAATCATCCACAATATCCGGAGCATCCAAAGTCCTCTCAGAGGTCTGCATAAGCAAACAACTATACTAAgaacatttttttcaaattcaagtaaagttttcataaaaaaaaaaagtaatcatAAACTAAAACTCCAGTATTATCAGCCATTATGAACCCCCACCACCTGAGGAATGTGGCGCTTGGGTTTCGTTGGTTTGGCCTGGTAAGCAGCAGAAGAAAACTCATCCACGATGCCCTTAACAGGGGTGGGTGGTTTGTTCTTAAATGCAAGGATCCTTGTCCTGTTCATGTTCAAAGCCTCCGCTAACCGCTTTCTATATGCCTCTCTGGATGGTGAGCTGTTGTCTGGATTTTCCTTACCTTTCGTCACCATATAATGTGCATAGTCGAAATCCATTGCTGATCTATTTGGAATAAACCTATCCCactataaacaaaaacaaaaacaaaaaacttaagAGTTAGTTTGCCAATATTTCTGAAACCCTGGCTTGCTTCTGTGGAAACTCAAGATCAAATATAAAAGTGGCACAAGCAAAATTTGATCATGAAAATAGACCATTTTGAAAAGCTTACTCACAGCCTAAAATATAATCTGGGTAAAATATTAaatcagattaaattataaaacCCATTTAGCAAAGCATATCATCATAAGCAAAATTCATTCTCAATGCCCAAAAGATACAGTGAAAGTTACATCAATTAGCAACATTCAGATCAAGGGTATATATactcttaatttattaaatcagattaaattataaaacCCATTTAGCAAAGCATATCATCATAAGCAAAGTCCATTGTCAATACCAACATTAAGATCAAggctgtatatatatacaataaaaatCTTTCTCACAGCCCTAAAAATAATCTGGGTAAAATATTAaatcagattaaattataaACCCCATTTAGCCAAGCATATCATCATAAGCAAAGTTCATTGTCACCAACATTAAGATCAAGgctgtatatatatacagtaaAAATCTTTCTCATAACCCTAAAAATAATCTGGGTAAAATATTAAATCAGATTACATTATAAACCCCATGTAGCAAAGCATATCATCATAATCCATTCTCAATACCCAAAAAATACAGTGAAAGTTACATCATTAGAACATTATGATCAAGGGTATATATactcttaatttattaaatcaGATTAAGTTATAAAACCCATTTAGCAAAGCATATCATTATAAGCAAAGTCCATTGTCAATACCCAAAAGATACAGTGAGATTTACATGTATTAGCAATATTAAGATCAAGgctgtatatatatactcttcAGCATTACATACATTCAATTTAATTACGAAAAGAACGTCCTAAAGTATATAACATACATTTTCACCGGAATTTTTTCTCTGAAGATACTCTTCCTGAAGAGGGAAACGGTATTGAGTCTTGTTTGAAGAAATAGAGTTCCTTAATCCTGCATCCATCACGTTAATAACACCAAAAAAACACTACTACTAAAGAATCGCGCAAGAATTAATCTAGCAAGGACCCAAGGGGTCTGAAATAGAACAGATTAGAGcgttaagagagagagagagagagagagagagaaacacaatgaaataaaagaaaatatatatcaaacaAGAAATCGAGATTGAAAGTGTTGGAGATCGAGAGCCGCCAACGGTGGATTGCGTAGGATTCGGAGAAAGCTAGGGCAGAGAACAGATAAACGAGAGATGATTGAGATTGAGAGTGTTGGAGATCGAGAGCCGCCAATGGTGGATTGCCTTGATCAAGTAGAATTCAGAGAAAGCTAGGCAGAGAACAGAGAAACGAGAGATGATTTAGAGATTCACTGGAAAACGATGGTTTTATAGATGTCAAAGCACCAACGGCTACTTTTCGAAATACCAAAAGATCCCTTGTAATATGTTTAGACTAAAATGCTCATCCTTGATCCTCCGTTTCCAGACAACTTTTGATATTGGGCTGGACCTCAGGATTTGATGGGTTCCTTGGACATCCTTCACTGGGCTTCAAATATTTTTGTGAAATTATTTACAGCTTGGTGACACACTAAAAAATGTGTCATATTCATAAAAGTGTGAAATGAACGGTCCCCTAAAATAGTCAATTGATTTCAATACAAAAATTGTTCCCATTATGGATAATGCGAAGGTTGAAAGTGATTTGAATGTTGTAATTGGAGATTTTGttagtctttttattttttactatgaGTGGCGGAATTAAAGGGTCAATCATAA from Ipomoea triloba cultivar NCNSP0323 chromosome 12, ASM357664v1 encodes the following:
- the LOC115998171 gene encoding cell division cycle 20.1, cofactor of APC complex-like: MDAGLRNSISSNKTQYRFPLQEEYLQRKNSGENWDRFIPNRSAMDFDYAHYMVTKGKENPDNSSPSREAYRKRLAEALNMNRTRILAFKNKPPTPVKGIVDEFSSAAYQAKPTKPKRHIPQTSERTLDAPDIVDDYYLNLLDWGSSNVLSIALGSTVYLWDASDGSTSELVTIDDENGPVTSVKWAPDGRHVAIGLNNSDVQLWDTTSNRLLRTLRGGHQSRVGALDWNNHILTTGGMDGLVNNNDVRVRAPIVETYRGHHQEVCGLKWSASGQQLASGGNDNLLHIWDRSTATSNSSTKWLHRLEDHTAAVKALAWCPFQGNLLASGGGGGDRCIKFWNSHTGACVNSVDTGSQVCALLWSKNERELLSSHGFTQNQLTLWKYPSMVKMAELTGHTSRVLFMAQSPDGCTVASAAGDETLRFWNVFGTPEVAKQAPKSNPEPFAHINRIR